One window from the genome of Faecalibacterium sp. HTF-F encodes:
- a CDS encoding GntR family transcriptional regulator produces MYCAYTDKTQEPKEQPMELFINNKSGAPIYDQIYNQIKQQIISGALQPDEAMPSIRGLARDLRISVITTKRAYDELEKEGFLYAVPAKGFFVAPKNTELLREENLKKIEAHLTEAVRLSVSCGLSREELREMLELLWEG; encoded by the coding sequence ATATACTGTGCATATACAGATAAAACACAAGAGCCAAAGGAGCAGCCGATGGAACTGTTTATCAACAACAAAAGCGGCGCGCCCATCTATGACCAGATCTACAACCAGATCAAGCAGCAGATCATCAGCGGGGCTTTGCAGCCGGACGAGGCCATGCCCTCCATCCGGGGGCTGGCACGGGATCTGCGCATCAGCGTCATTACCACCAAGCGCGCCTACGATGAACTGGAAAAAGAGGGCTTCCTTTACGCAGTACCGGCAAAGGGCTTTTTTGTAGCCCCTAAAAACACCGAGTTGCTGCGGGAAGAGAACCTGAAAAAAATTGAAGCGCACCTTACCGAGGCCGTCCGCTTGTCCGTATCCTGCGGGCTGAGCAGGGAAGAGCTGCGGGAGATGCTGGAACTGCTGTGGGAGGGCTGA
- a CDS encoding LL-diaminopimelate aminotransferase, whose amino-acid sequence MKMNKHYNELKASYLFVDIAHKVAAYQEAHPEKEIIRLGIGDVTQPLAKCVVKAMHDAADEMGTKEGFHGYGPEQGYPFLKQAIQGYYAGRGTQLAEDEIFISDGAKSDLANVLGLFDVDNTVLVPDPVYPTYVDDNVTDGRKIIYSRTGQENGFLGMPDENVKADIIYICSPNNPTGAAYTRDQLKVWVDYARKNNAIILYDAAYECFISDENLARSIFEIEGARECAIEICSFSKIAGFTGTRCGYTVVPKELEREGMNINKLWLRRQTTKFNGVPYVVQRAAAAVFTESGMAEIQQNLDYYRKNAKVIADALDECGVWYCGGKNSPYIWLRCPGNMKSWEFFDWLLENCGVVGTPGVGFGECGEGYFRLTAFGDAEKTKMAAERIKTAIKAL is encoded by the coding sequence ATGAAAATGAACAAACACTACAACGAGCTGAAGGCCAGCTACCTGTTCGTGGACATTGCCCACAAGGTGGCTGCCTATCAGGAGGCACACCCGGAGAAGGAGATCATCCGTCTGGGCATCGGCGATGTGACCCAGCCGCTGGCAAAGTGCGTGGTCAAGGCCATGCATGACGCTGCCGACGAAATGGGCACAAAGGAAGGCTTCCATGGTTATGGCCCGGAGCAGGGCTACCCCTTCCTGAAGCAGGCTATTCAGGGCTACTATGCAGGCCGCGGCACCCAGCTGGCAGAGGACGAGATCTTCATCTCGGACGGTGCCAAGAGTGATCTGGCCAATGTGCTGGGCCTGTTCGATGTGGACAACACCGTGCTGGTGCCGGACCCCGTTTACCCCACCTATGTGGACGATAACGTGACCGATGGCCGTAAGATCATCTACAGCCGCACCGGTCAGGAGAACGGCTTCCTGGGTATGCCGGACGAGAACGTAAAGGCAGACATCATCTATATCTGCAGCCCCAACAACCCCACCGGTGCCGCCTACACCCGCGACCAGCTGAAGGTCTGGGTGGACTACGCCCGCAAGAACAATGCCATCATCCTGTACGATGCTGCCTACGAGTGCTTCATCTCGGACGAGAACCTCGCCCGCAGCATCTTCGAGATCGAGGGGGCCCGCGAATGCGCTATTGAGATCTGCTCTTTCTCCAAGATCGCAGGCTTCACCGGCACCCGCTGCGGCTACACCGTGGTGCCCAAGGAGCTGGAGCGCGAGGGCATGAACATCAATAAGCTGTGGCTGCGCCGCCAGACCACCAAGTTCAACGGTGTGCCTTACGTGGTGCAGCGCGCCGCCGCTGCGGTGTTCACCGAGAGCGGCATGGCCGAGATCCAGCAGAATCTGGACTACTACCGCAAGAATGCCAAGGTCATCGCGGACGCTCTGGACGAGTGCGGCGTGTGGTACTGCGGCGGCAAGAACAGCCCCTACATCTGGCTGCGCTGCCCCGGTAACATGAAGAGCTGGGAGTTCTTCGACTGGCTGCTGGAAAACTGCGGCGTGGTGGGTACCCCGGGCGTGGGCTTCGGCGAGTGCGGCGAGGGCTACTTCCGCCTGACCGCTTTCGGTGACGCCGAAAAGACCAAGATGGCCGCCGAGCGCATCAAGACCGCCATCAAGGCACTGTAA
- the dapF gene encoding diaminopimelate epimerase, with the protein MKLSFTKMQGCANDYIYLDCRESGVPENIAAFSEKLSRRHFSIGADGIICICAAQTAGADGMMRIFNADGSEGRMCGNGIRCVAEWLYTHGISKETLAIDTLSGLKTVTRKGAGLWQVEMGAYSAMPADLPAVNMGDGALVDKTLTVDGKDWQVTCISVGNPHCVTVVENVDSLKLEDIGPGFEHHANFPERINTEFVQVVDATHLKMRVWERGSGETWACGTGTCATVAALTELGICPAGEDIHVQLRGGVLTIRVLSGCQLLMTGAAETVCEGTTEV; encoded by the coding sequence ATGAAGCTTTCATTTACCAAAATGCAGGGCTGCGCCAACGACTATATTTATCTGGACTGCCGCGAAAGCGGTGTGCCGGAGAACATCGCAGCCTTTTCCGAAAAATTGTCCCGGCGGCATTTTTCCATCGGAGCCGACGGCATCATCTGTATCTGCGCTGCGCAGACGGCGGGTGCCGACGGCATGATGCGCATCTTCAACGCCGACGGCAGCGAGGGCAGGATGTGCGGCAACGGCATCCGTTGCGTGGCCGAGTGGCTGTATACCCACGGCATCTCCAAAGAGACCCTTGCCATTGATACCCTCAGCGGTCTGAAGACCGTCACCCGCAAGGGCGCGGGCCTGTGGCAGGTGGAGATGGGGGCCTACAGTGCCATGCCTGCCGACCTGCCGGCGGTGAACATGGGAGACGGCGCACTTGTGGATAAGACCCTGACCGTGGACGGGAAAGACTGGCAGGTGACCTGCATCAGCGTGGGCAATCCTCACTGCGTGACCGTGGTGGAGAATGTGGACAGCCTGAAGCTGGAGGACATCGGCCCCGGCTTTGAGCACCACGCAAACTTCCCGGAGCGCATCAACACCGAGTTCGTGCAGGTGGTGGATGCCACCCACCTGAAAATGCGGGTGTGGGAGCGCGGCAGCGGCGAGACATGGGCCTGCGGCACCGGCACCTGCGCCACTGTGGCAGCCCTGACCGAGCTGGGCATCTGCCCCGCCGGAGAGGACATCCATGTGCAGCTGCGGGGCGGTGTGCTGACCATCCGGGTATTGTCAGGCTGCCAGCTGCTGATGACCGGCGCCGCCGAGACCGTGTGCGAGGGCACGACGGAAGTGTAA
- the acpP gene encoding acyl carrier protein, producing MDTFEKIRALLAEQLDVDPAKITMDSDIMSDFEADSLDIVDMVMTLEDEFGIEVPDDAIESLRTVGDVVNFVDSHAQN from the coding sequence ATGGATACTTTTGAAAAAATCCGTGCATTGCTGGCGGAGCAGCTGGACGTTGATCCGGCAAAGATCACGATGGACAGTGACATCATGAGCGATTTTGAGGCCGACAGCCTGGACATCGTGGACATGGTGATGACACTGGAGGATGAGTTCGGCATCGAGGTGCCGGATGACGCCATCGAGTCCCTGCGCACCGTGGGCGATGTGGTAAACTTTGTGGACAGCCACGCGCAGAACTGA
- the proS gene encoding proline--tRNA ligase, with protein sequence MAKDSKKLVQAITSQEENFAQWYTDICVKAELVEYSSVKGFIILRPYGQAIWELIQKDMDARFKATGHENVAMPVLIPESLLQKEGELVNGFAPEVAWVTMGGSDKLEERLAVRPTSETMFCDHWSRVLHSYRELPMKYNQWCSVVRWEKTTRPFLRSREFWWQEGHTIHETAAEAEAETQQQLNCYADVCEQDLAIPVVKGRKTDKEKFAGAEATYTIEAMMKDGKALQSGTSHYFGDKFSKAYDVTFTGRDNQLHHPFQTSWGVSTRLVGAIIMTHGDDDGLILPPAVAPIQVVVVPIAAHKPGVSEKAAELAEKISKYARVKLDDSDNAPGWKFSQWEMKGVPLRLEIGPKDLEKNQCVLVRRDTREKVFVSLDELETAIPAQLEALRKDLYERALANREKRTWAATTMDEVKELAKANTGYIKTMWCGDLACEMKMKEEVGLSSRCMPFEQEHLSDVCPCCGKPAKTMVYWGVAY encoded by the coding sequence ATGGCAAAAGATTCAAAGAAGCTCGTACAGGCGATCACCAGTCAGGAAGAAAACTTTGCACAGTGGTACACCGATATCTGCGTCAAGGCAGAGCTGGTGGAGTATTCCAGTGTGAAGGGTTTCATCATCCTGCGCCCCTATGGTCAGGCCATCTGGGAGCTGATCCAGAAGGACATGGATGCCCGCTTCAAGGCCACCGGTCATGAAAACGTGGCAATGCCCGTGCTGATTCCGGAAAGCCTGCTGCAGAAGGAAGGCGAACTGGTCAATGGCTTCGCGCCGGAGGTGGCGTGGGTCACGATGGGCGGTTCCGACAAGCTGGAAGAGCGTCTGGCCGTGCGTCCCACCAGTGAGACCATGTTCTGCGACCACTGGTCACGCGTGCTGCACAGCTACCGCGAGCTTCCCATGAAATACAACCAGTGGTGCAGCGTGGTGCGCTGGGAAAAGACTACCCGTCCCTTCCTGCGCAGCCGCGAGTTCTGGTGGCAGGAAGGCCACACCATCCACGAGACTGCCGCCGAGGCGGAGGCTGAGACCCAGCAGCAGCTGAACTGCTACGCAGACGTCTGCGAGCAGGATCTGGCCATTCCCGTGGTGAAGGGCCGCAAGACCGACAAGGAAAAGTTTGCCGGTGCCGAGGCCACCTATACCATCGAGGCCATGATGAAGGACGGCAAGGCCCTGCAAAGCGGCACCAGCCACTACTTTGGCGACAAGTTCAGCAAGGCTTACGACGTCACCTTTACCGGCCGCGACAACCAGCTGCATCATCCGTTCCAGACCAGCTGGGGCGTTTCCACCCGTCTGGTGGGTGCCATCATCATGACCCACGGCGACGACGACGGCCTGATCCTGCCCCCGGCAGTGGCCCCCATTCAGGTTGTGGTGGTGCCCATTGCCGCCCACAAGCCCGGCGTCAGCGAGAAGGCTGCCGAGCTGGCTGAAAAGATCAGCAAATATGCCCGCGTGAAGCTGGACGACAGCGACAATGCCCCGGGCTGGAAGTTCTCTCAGTGGGAGATGAAGGGCGTGCCCCTGCGTCTGGAGATCGGCCCCAAGGATCTGGAAAAGAACCAGTGCGTGCTGGTGCGCCGCGACACCCGCGAAAAGGTCTTTGTCTCTCTGGACGAGCTGGAAACTGCCATCCCCGCCCAGCTGGAGGCTCTGCGCAAGGACCTGTACGAGCGTGCTCTTGCCAACCGCGAGAAGCGCACCTGGGCTGCCACCACCATGGACGAGGTGAAGGAGCTGGCCAAGGCAAACACCGGCTACATCAAGACCATGTGGTGCGGCGACCTTGCCTGCGAAATGAAGATGAAGGAAGAAGTCGGTCTGTCCAGCCGCTGCATGCCCTTTGAGCAGGAGCACCTGAGCGATGTGTGCCCCTGCTGCGGTAAGCCCGCCAAGACCATGGTCTACTGGGGCGTGGCATACTAA
- a CDS encoding aldose 1-epimerase family protein, producing MQATIHNEFLTLTVDTHGAEAVSLKNAAGEEMLWQADPAVWKRHAPILFPWTGKLPGGTFEVDGKTYKGGQHGFARDMEHTLLKAEGDTIQLELRSDDAIKAERFPFDFVLTSTFRLDGKTVHHTLAVSNPGSGELRFGIGYHPAFNIPFDDQHTTTDYEFRFDRPESPVILDARPNGLLSGRCYYQWKNQQAIPLTDDLFDNDSFCMAGLRTGTIGICEKDTGRKITCNVEGYPYSLIWSAPAKPVRFVCIEPWHSLPAAETDPQAWSQRAAAACLAPGESWKTTLSTTFER from the coding sequence ATGCAGGCAACCATTCACAACGAATTTTTGACCCTCACGGTGGACACCCACGGTGCCGAAGCAGTCAGCCTGAAAAATGCAGCGGGCGAAGAAATGCTTTGGCAGGCCGACCCGGCTGTGTGGAAGCGCCACGCCCCCATTCTGTTCCCGTGGACGGGCAAGCTGCCCGGCGGCACCTTTGAGGTGGACGGCAAAACGTACAAGGGCGGTCAGCACGGCTTTGCCCGGGACATGGAGCACACCCTGCTCAAGGCCGAGGGCGATACCATCCAGTTGGAGCTGCGCTCGGATGACGCCATCAAGGCCGAGCGCTTCCCCTTTGATTTTGTGCTCACCAGCACCTTCCGGCTGGACGGGAAGACCGTGCACCACACGCTGGCCGTATCGAACCCCGGCAGCGGGGAGCTGCGTTTCGGCATCGGCTATCACCCTGCGTTCAACATTCCCTTCGACGATCAGCACACTACCACAGACTACGAGTTCCGTTTTGACCGGCCGGAGAGCCCGGTCATTCTCGACGCCCGCCCCAACGGTCTGCTGAGCGGCAGATGCTATTACCAGTGGAAGAACCAGCAGGCCATCCCGCTGACCGATGACCTGTTTGACAACGACAGCTTCTGCATGGCGGGCCTGCGCACCGGCACCATCGGCATCTGTGAGAAGGACACCGGCCGCAAGATCACCTGCAATGTGGAAGGCTACCCCTATTCGCTCATCTGGTCGGCTCCCGCAAAGCCGGTGCGGTTTGTGTGCATCGAGCCGTGGCACAGCCTGCCCGCCGCTGAGACCGACCCGCAGGCGTGGAGCCAGCGTGCAGCCGCCGCCTGCCTTGCCCCGGGTGAAAGCTGGAAGACCACCCTGAGCACCACATTTGAACGATAA